From Chloroflexota bacterium, the proteins below share one genomic window:
- a CDS encoding M20/M25/M40 family metallo-hydrolase — MKEQLLAWIEQDRDRLVDFLSRFVQVPSPNPPGDTRDAMAFVQAHLDAAQMPYRLIAPRPAMPNLVASFDAPHPGRHLVLNGHVDVFPVSEDARWSFPPWSGATADGKLYGRGATDMKAGTTAIVFVYGYLHRIREQLRGTLTLTCVSDEETFGTWGSKYLVENHPETHGDCVLNAEPSGPYCVRFGEKGLLWLELIVETPGAHGAYAHMSESATKVAARLVGDLEQLTKLTVDLPVPVRRALDAAHEELERTFGAGATGVIPAISLNVGIMEGGVKVNMIPSRARIELDIRLPIGASREYLMFELQRILRGYPQVTVREAYHTPANWCDPAHPLLRFVQDNARQVTGIMPKPVVSLGGTDSRFWRFNGIPAFIYGVTPHNMGAFDEHVLVDEFLNSVRVYTLAAYDYLTAAGA; from the coding sequence GTGAAAGAACAGTTGCTGGCATGGATCGAACAGGATCGCGACCGTCTGGTCGATTTCTTGTCGCGCTTTGTGCAGGTGCCATCGCCGAACCCGCCCGGCGACACGCGGGATGCCATGGCGTTCGTGCAGGCGCATCTCGACGCGGCGCAGATGCCGTATCGCCTCATCGCGCCGCGGCCGGCGATGCCCAACCTGGTCGCGTCGTTCGACGCACCGCATCCCGGCAGGCACCTGGTGTTGAACGGGCACGTCGATGTCTTTCCAGTGTCTGAGGACGCACGCTGGAGCTTTCCGCCGTGGTCGGGCGCGACGGCCGATGGCAAGCTCTACGGACGCGGGGCGACCGACATGAAGGCGGGCACCACCGCCATCGTCTTTGTCTACGGCTACCTGCACCGCATCCGCGAGCAGTTGCGTGGCACATTGACGCTCACCTGCGTTTCCGACGAGGAGACGTTCGGCACGTGGGGATCGAAGTACCTGGTTGAGAACCATCCCGAAACGCACGGCGACTGCGTGCTGAATGCGGAGCCGTCGGGCCCGTATTGTGTCCGTTTTGGCGAGAAAGGGCTGCTCTGGCTGGAATTGATCGTCGAGACCCCGGGCGCGCACGGCGCGTACGCGCACATGAGCGAGAGCGCGACCAAGGTCGCCGCGCGGCTGGTCGGCGATCTCGAACAGTTGACCAAGCTCACGGTTGATCTGCCCGTCCCGGTGCGCCGGGCGCTCGATGCCGCTCACGAAGAGTTGGAACGCACCTTCGGGGCCGGCGCGACGGGTGTCATCCCTGCCATTTCCCTGAACGTCGGCATCATGGAGGGCGGTGTCAAGGTCAACATGATTCCGTCCCGCGCGCGCATTGAGTTGGATATCCGCCTGCCGATTGGAGCCAGCCGAGAATACCTGATGTTCGAGTTGCAGCGCATCCTGCGGGGGTACCCGCAGGTGACCGTGCGCGAAGCGTACCATACCCCGGCTAACTGGTGCGACCCGGCGCATCCATTGCTGCGCTTTGTGCAGGACAATGCGCGCCAGGTGACCGGTATCATGCCGAAGCCGGTCGTGAGCCTGGGCGGCACGGATTCGCGCTTCTGGCGTTTCAATGGCATTCCGGCCTTCATCTATGGTGTGACGCCGCATAACATGGGCGCGTTTGACGAGCACGTGCTGGTCGATGAGTTTCTCAACAGCGTGCGTGTCTATACACTCGCGGCGTACGACTACCTGACTGCGGCGGGCGCTTGA
- a CDS encoding Gfo/Idh/MocA family oxidoreductase, whose product MTKLRAGIIGLSDVITSAKADAAPHPVLGTKMPYTHAAAYEISPTTELVAICDIVQPPLDRFKDRWGARWPDLKYFTDWRAMLAETKLDVLSICTPDDVHADMVVAACEAGIKGIICEKPIATTMKDALRMVETTERYGVKMSIEHTRRWVYDYHEARAQVRAGRIGQLRRIVGTLNGERAMLFRNGTHLIDLICFFAESDPEWVTGALDAEFDGYGPRYAGDGGRLPKFDPGAVGIISFKNGVRALYQGSQGTIGGLYLELIGDKGRIHVGASDHEFTLSTTGDGPYDVVTRNLPRHHTTRGTLQAVIEEMAELVVNGGESVSPPREALRSLSIMLGMLQSHHRAGVRVAMPVSDM is encoded by the coding sequence GTGACGAAACTAAGAGCAGGTATCATCGGGCTTTCGGACGTGATCACGTCGGCCAAAGCCGACGCCGCGCCGCACCCCGTGCTGGGCACCAAGATGCCGTACACGCACGCGGCAGCCTACGAGATCTCCCCGACGACCGAGTTGGTCGCTATCTGCGACATCGTGCAGCCGCCGCTCGACCGTTTCAAAGACCGCTGGGGTGCGCGCTGGCCCGACCTGAAGTACTTCACCGACTGGCGCGCCATGCTTGCCGAGACGAAGCTCGACGTGTTGAGCATCTGCACGCCCGACGACGTGCACGCCGACATGGTCGTGGCCGCCTGTGAGGCGGGCATCAAGGGCATCATCTGCGAGAAGCCGATCGCGACCACCATGAAGGATGCGCTGCGCATGGTCGAGACGACCGAGCGGTACGGCGTCAAGATGTCGATCGAGCACACGCGGCGCTGGGTGTACGACTATCACGAGGCGCGCGCCCAGGTGCGGGCGGGCCGGATCGGGCAGTTGCGGCGCATCGTCGGCACATTGAACGGTGAGCGCGCGATGCTGTTCCGCAACGGCACGCACCTGATCGACCTGATCTGTTTCTTTGCCGAGAGCGACCCCGAATGGGTGACCGGCGCGCTGGATGCCGAGTTCGATGGCTACGGACCGCGCTACGCGGGCGACGGCGGCCGCCTCCCGAAGTTCGACCCCGGCGCAGTTGGCATCATTAGCTTCAAGAACGGCGTGCGCGCCCTGTACCAGGGCTCGCAGGGCACGATCGGCGGTCTCTACCTGGAACTGATCGGCGACAAGGGTCGCATCCATGTCGGCGCGTCGGATCACGAATTCACGCTGTCCACCACCGGCGATGGCCCGTACGATGTCGTGACGCGCAACCTGCCGCGCCATCATACGACGCGCGGCACGCTGCAGGCCGTCATCGAGGAGATGGCCGAACTGGTCGTGAACGGCGGCGAGAGCGTGTCGCCCCCGCGCGAGGCGCTGCGCTCGCTGTCGATCATGCTGGGCATGCTGCAATCGCACCACCGGGCCGGGGTGCGCGTCGCGATGCCGGTTTCTGATATGTAA
- a CDS encoding ABC transporter substrate-binding protein: MHNSLKLRTALLIIAVLAVIVACGPSTAAPTTAPVAPTTAPAAATPTKAAAAATTAPVATTAASTTGLPADAAPADKQVLKVAWQGFGSQEPLAPWSVRWGGQAIAINEFLSPVYHDVDFNPRPLLAESLTSSADKKTWTIKINPKAVWSDGTPVTAQDMKDAWDWITLPAQKTSNITGYALADAVGFKDVADGKAPSISGLVAKDAGTLEIQLNNPDSYLNHKLSIYYMGIVPAKELKADPNYLTKPNPRVNGPYQVTQIDATGRNIVMSRNPKWWGEKPAFERIELVVAEELATFEALVEKGQVDFAYSFGDINARRKLAARTPGARLEENLLPFGLYASFHVNAAPVDDLNVRKALIHSINFKELAAAATEGTQKEWLGLLHPDLQLKCYSTEHEKYFEYNVAKAKEFLAASKYKTVDGLGKLRVSSNSTGAAQKKGIQIIMEYWRTNLGITDVEFKEQPSGFGPDEAKLNLDRQSIGARPPNDQVWMSVNMKSTQIHATRFFGGYKNDTLDKLVDVIASLDPKDSTLCAKIKEAEKTFLEDYVLVPMWRQSGDFAIAQPWVKNVKLSPYLAPYGWFGGGLPQGYITNAKK, from the coding sequence GTGCATAATTCACTTAAGCTTCGCACCGCCCTGTTGATTATTGCGGTGCTGGCCGTGATTGTCGCGTGCGGTCCGTCTACCGCAGCGCCAACCACGGCGCCGGTCGCACCAACCACGGCTCCTGCCGCGGCCACGCCGACCAAGGCCGCCGCTGCCGCGACGACCGCGCCGGTAGCCACTACAGCCGCATCAACCACCGGCCTGCCGGCCGATGCCGCGCCTGCTGACAAGCAAGTCCTGAAGGTTGCATGGCAGGGCTTCGGCTCGCAGGAGCCGCTGGCTCCGTGGAGCGTCCGCTGGGGCGGCCAGGCCATCGCCATCAACGAGTTCCTCTCGCCCGTGTACCATGACGTGGACTTCAACCCGCGCCCGTTGCTGGCCGAGTCGTTGACCTCGAGCGCCGACAAGAAGACGTGGACCATCAAGATCAACCCCAAGGCGGTCTGGTCTGACGGCACGCCGGTCACCGCGCAGGACATGAAGGATGCGTGGGATTGGATTACGTTGCCCGCGCAGAAGACGTCCAATATCACCGGATACGCGCTTGCCGATGCCGTCGGCTTCAAGGACGTGGCGGATGGCAAGGCGCCCAGCATCAGTGGTCTGGTAGCCAAGGATGCCGGGACGCTGGAAATCCAGCTTAACAACCCCGACTCGTATCTGAATCACAAGCTGTCGATCTACTACATGGGCATCGTGCCCGCCAAGGAACTCAAGGCGGACCCGAACTACCTGACGAAGCCGAACCCGCGCGTCAATGGCCCTTACCAGGTCACCCAGATCGACGCCACCGGCCGCAACATCGTTATGTCGCGCAACCCGAAGTGGTGGGGCGAGAAACCGGCGTTCGAGCGCATCGAGCTGGTCGTCGCCGAGGAACTGGCGACGTTCGAGGCGCTGGTCGAGAAGGGGCAGGTGGACTTCGCCTACTCCTTCGGCGACATCAACGCGCGGCGCAAACTGGCGGCGCGCACGCCGGGGGCGCGTCTGGAAGAGAACTTGCTGCCGTTCGGCCTCTATGCTTCGTTCCACGTGAACGCTGCTCCGGTGGACGACCTGAACGTGCGCAAGGCGCTGATCCACTCGATCAACTTCAAGGAACTGGCCGCCGCCGCCACCGAAGGCACGCAGAAGGAGTGGCTGGGCCTGCTGCATCCCGATCTGCAATTGAAGTGCTACAGCACGGAACACGAGAAGTACTTCGAGTACAATGTGGCGAAAGCCAAGGAGTTCCTGGCGGCGTCCAAGTACAAGACCGTTGATGGCCTGGGCAAACTGCGCGTCTCGTCCAATTCGACCGGCGCGGCGCAGAAGAAGGGCATCCAGATCATTATGGAGTACTGGCGCACCAATCTGGGCATCACGGACGTGGAGTTCAAGGAGCAGCCCTCGGGCTTCGGCCCGGACGAGGCGAAGCTCAACCTCGACCGCCAGAGCATCGGCGCGCGTCCGCCCAACGACCAGGTCTGGATGTCGGTCAACATGAAGTCTACGCAGATTCATGCCACGCGCTTCTTCGGCGGCTACAAGAACGACACGCTGGACAAGCTGGTCGATGTGATTGCGTCGCTGGATCCGAAGGATTCGACGCTGTGCGCGAAGATCAAGGAAGCTGAGAAGACGTTCCTCGAGGATTATGTGCTCGTCCCGATGTGGCGTCAGAGCGGCGACTTTGCCATCGCTCAGCCGTGGGTCAAGAACGTGAAGTTGAGCCCGTACCTCGCCCCGTACGGCTGGTTCGGCGGCGGGCTCCCGCAGGGTTACATCACGAACGCCAAGAAGTAG
- a CDS encoding ABC transporter permease, whose product MLGYILNRLFITVPVLVVVMVITFTLGYFAPGDPIILIYNEQIAYMTPEQVERLRHDHGLDKGYIEQATDYVIKVARGDLGNSIAQKLPVMTLIQTALPITMQLGLASAVILALVGIPLGLVAALRKNTWVDYIIVGGVLPLRVIPIFVLGPLLMFLFVLWIPILEVPIGWDGLLSSKIILPLILLVAWPLADIVRQMRSSALEVLTQDHVRTAHAKGLKFSAVILRHVMRNAMIPVVTSLGLIVNALLHGSVFVERLYTLGGFGQLVINAIQLKDFPVIMGTTLFGALLVVVANLVTDVIYPFLDPRVRL is encoded by the coding sequence ATGCTTGGCTACATCCTGAACCGCCTGTTCATCACCGTGCCCGTGCTGGTTGTGGTGATGGTGATCACGTTTACGCTCGGCTACTTCGCGCCCGGCGATCCAATCATTCTGATCTACAACGAGCAGATCGCCTACATGACGCCTGAGCAGGTTGAGCGCCTGCGCCATGACCACGGGCTGGACAAGGGCTACATCGAGCAAGCCACGGACTACGTCATCAAGGTGGCGCGCGGCGACCTTGGCAACTCCATCGCTCAGAAACTGCCCGTCATGACGCTCATTCAGACGGCGCTGCCCATCACGATGCAGCTTGGGCTGGCCTCCGCCGTTATCCTCGCCCTGGTTGGCATCCCGCTCGGACTCGTCGCCGCCCTGCGCAAGAATACGTGGGTGGACTACATTATCGTCGGCGGCGTGCTGCCCCTGCGCGTCATTCCGATCTTCGTGCTGGGTCCGCTGCTGATGTTCCTGTTCGTGCTCTGGATTCCGATTCTGGAGGTGCCGATTGGCTGGGACGGGCTGTTGTCCAGCAAGATCATCCTGCCGCTGATCCTGCTGGTGGCCTGGCCGCTGGCCGACATTGTGCGCCAGATGCGCTCCTCGGCGCTTGAAGTGCTCACGCAGGACCATGTGCGCACCGCGCACGCGAAGGGGCTCAAGTTCTCCGCTGTCATACTTCGCCACGTTATGCGCAACGCCATGATTCCGGTTGTCACCTCGCTCGGGCTGATTGTGAATGCGCTCCTGCACGGCTCGGTCTTCGTCGAGCGGCTCTACACGCTCGGCGGCTTCGGGCAGTTGGTCATCAACGCCATCCAGCTCAAAGACTTCCCGGTCATCATGGGCACCACCTTGTTCGGCGCCTTGCTGGTGGTGGTCGCCAATCTGGTTACGGACGTCATCTATCCTTTCCTTGACCCGCGCGTGCGCCTGTAG
- a CDS encoding ABC transporter permease yields the protein MSATTENIQQALSPQAIKVRSLWGDAFRRLLRNKLAIVGLAVTLLFVLMAVFGPLAAPYDFRAQNFRRANAAPGPENLLGTDDLGRDVYSRILYGARTAITVGFFVTGIAMLIGIVLGGTSAYLGGFADWIVGRLIDVVQSIPGILFAILVNASIRNPSEALFKLIYDATKFDLFKGTTYVDYFITLFAISIVTWPQYARLIRGQILYLRATEYIAAAQAVGVPVGRILSRHIVPNALGPVIVAATFGFSTAMILEASLSYLGVGIQEPNPSWGAMISNNMHQLRSSPLLPLVPAAVLGIAALGINYLGDGLSDALNPRARDN from the coding sequence ATGTCAGCCACCACCGAGAACATCCAACAGGCGCTGTCCCCGCAAGCGATAAAGGTGCGCAGCCTGTGGGGCGACGCTTTTCGCCGCCTGCTCCGCAACAAGCTCGCCATTGTCGGGCTGGCGGTGACGCTGCTGTTCGTGCTCATGGCCGTCTTTGGTCCGCTCGCTGCGCCGTATGACTTCCGGGCGCAGAATTTCCGCCGTGCTAACGCCGCGCCGGGCCCCGAGAACTTGCTCGGCACCGACGATTTGGGGCGCGATGTGTACAGCCGCATCCTGTATGGTGCGCGCACGGCGATCACCGTCGGCTTCTTTGTGACCGGCATTGCGATGCTGATCGGCATCGTGCTGGGCGGCACCTCCGCGTATCTGGGCGGCTTCGCCGACTGGATCGTGGGTCGCCTCATCGATGTGGTCCAGTCCATACCAGGCATCCTCTTCGCCATCCTGGTCAACGCATCAATCAGGAATCCGAGCGAGGCGCTTTTCAAATTGATCTACGATGCAACCAAGTTCGACCTGTTCAAGGGCACGACTTACGTGGACTACTTCATTACATTGTTCGCGATTTCCATCGTGACTTGGCCTCAATACGCGCGCCTCATACGCGGGCAGATCCTCTACCTCCGGGCAACCGAGTACATCGCCGCAGCCCAGGCCGTCGGTGTGCCAGTCGGCAGGATTCTATCGCGTCATATCGTGCCCAACGCGCTTGGCCCGGTTATCGTCGCAGCCACCTTCGGTTTCTCGACGGCGATGATCCTTGAAGCCTCGTTGAGCTACCTCGGTGTCGGCATCCAGGAACCAAATCCGTCCTGGGGCGCGATGATCAGTAATAACATGCACCAGTTACGCAGCAGCCCGTTGCTGCCGCTGGTTCCTGCTGCCGTGCTTGGCATCGCCGCGCTCGGCATTAACTATCTCGGCGATGGGCTGAGCGACGCGCTCAACCCGCGTGCCCGCGACAACTAG
- a CDS encoding N-acetylglucosamine kinase, translating to MSGLIIGVDGGQTSTRAALADLNGNVVGEGCGGGLIHLAAEGGRERFASALRTALAEAWRAASLAPQPVDAIALGLSGVDGGTAEAVAVREMLPALLEARVVVVENDGVAALYGAHAGQPGVIVISGTGTIAWGMDSRGELACVSGWGWLLGDAGSACTIGRDGLIAALAAYDKAGPATSLVERFLREFAVPDLYDAKRMVYAPDFGARGFAALAPVVSGAAEAGDAVARRVIADAGHALAASALAVINRLQFDDMPVHVAPVGGAFEHVFGLRAVFAGDVCGFEAVRAVVVEPQRSPVIGAVIMARHVLNKQ from the coding sequence ATGTCCGGGTTGATAATCGGCGTGGACGGCGGACAGACGTCCACACGCGCTGCGCTTGCCGATCTCAATGGCAACGTGGTCGGCGAGGGGTGCGGCGGCGGTCTGATTCACCTCGCGGCTGAAGGTGGGCGCGAGCGGTTTGCCAGTGCACTGCGCACCGCGTTGGCCGAGGCGTGGCGCGCCGCCAGCCTGGCGCCGCAACCGGTCGATGCGATTGCGCTGGGCCTGTCGGGCGTTGACGGGGGCACCGCCGAAGCGGTTGCGGTGCGCGAGATGCTGCCGGCGCTGCTGGAGGCCCGCGTGGTCGTCGTCGAGAATGACGGCGTGGCCGCACTGTACGGGGCACATGCGGGGCAACCGGGCGTCATTGTGATCTCCGGCACCGGCACAATCGCGTGGGGCATGGATTCCCGTGGCGAGTTGGCGTGTGTCAGTGGGTGGGGGTGGCTGCTCGGTGACGCCGGAAGCGCCTGCACCATCGGGCGCGACGGCCTGATCGCCGCGCTGGCGGCCTACGACAAGGCCGGACCGGCCACGTCGCTGGTTGAGCGGTTTCTACGCGAGTTTGCTGTGCCCGATCTGTATGACGCCAAGCGAATGGTCTACGCGCCGGATTTCGGCGCGCGCGGTTTTGCGGCATTGGCGCCGGTGGTGTCCGGCGCGGCCGAGGCCGGAGACGCGGTGGCGCGGCGCGTCATCGCGGATGCAGGCCATGCGCTGGCCGCTTCGGCGCTGGCGGTCATCAACCGGCTGCAGTTTGACGACATGCCTGTGCATGTCGCGCCGGTGGGTGGCGCGTTCGAGCACGTTTTCGGGCTGCGTGCTGTGTTTGCCGGCGATGTGTGCGGATTCGAAGCGGTCCGTGCCGTCGTGGTGGAGCCGCAGCGATCACCAGTCATCGGTGCGGTCATCATGGCGCGACATGTGCTGAACAAGCAATGA
- a CDS encoding putative N-acetylmannosamine-6-phosphate 2-epimerase: MKPALRKLRGGLIVSCQADDDSPLHSPRAMALMAQAAALGGAVGTRVNGPADVRAVRKATRLPIIGIYKQRDPRWPVYITPTFAAARAVALAGADIIAIDAAHRARRGAVSPEELIRQIQRELRKPVMADVDSLAEGIAAAEAGADMLATTMAGYTGSRPRTEGPDLELLAELAARVRVPVICEGRVRNADDLRAAFAAGAFAVVVGNAITNPIAITQNFSNAAPRSMRRKPKGT, translated from the coding sequence ATGAAACCCGCACTTCGCAAATTACGGGGTGGTCTGATCGTTTCGTGCCAGGCCGACGACGATAGCCCGCTGCACAGCCCCCGCGCGATGGCGCTGATGGCGCAGGCGGCCGCGCTGGGCGGCGCAGTCGGCACCCGTGTCAACGGCCCCGCCGACGTGCGCGCCGTGCGCAAGGCGACACGCCTGCCGATCATCGGCATATACAAACAGCGCGATCCGCGCTGGCCGGTCTATATCACGCCGACGTTCGCCGCCGCACGCGCCGTGGCGCTGGCCGGCGCGGACATCATAGCCATAGACGCGGCGCACCGGGCGCGGCGGGGAGCGGTTTCACCGGAAGAGTTGATCCGGCAGATACAGCGCGAACTGCGCAAACCAGTCATGGCCGACGTGGACTCGCTCGCAGAGGGCATCGCCGCCGCCGAAGCCGGCGCCGATATGCTGGCGACGACGATGGCCGGCTACACCGGCAGCCGACCGCGCACCGAAGGACCCGATCTGGAACTGCTGGCCGAACTGGCCGCGCGTGTACGCGTGCCGGTTATCTGCGAGGGCCGCGTCCGAAATGCCGACGATCTGCGAGCCGCGTTTGCAGCCGGCGCGTTTGCGGTTGTCGTCGGCAATGCGATTACCAACCCAATTGCCATCACGCAAAATTTCTCGAATGCCGCGCCGCGCAGCATGCGGCGCAAACCGAAAGGAACCTGA
- a CDS encoding YhcH/YjgK/YiaL family protein, with protein MILDQLKNAAQYYGLGAGLAAGLKYLQETDLKSIAPGRYEIDGDRLFVLIMDYNTKAREQAFWEAHRNYYDIQYVLKGVERMGFASLANLQAGAYDESKDFVPAEGPGDNILVPAGSFAIFAPQDAHIPSLNAGAESTAVRKIVVKVKL; from the coding sequence ATGATTCTGGATCAACTGAAGAACGCCGCGCAGTATTACGGCCTGGGCGCCGGCCTGGCGGCCGGTCTGAAGTACCTGCAGGAGACCGATCTTAAGTCGATTGCCCCGGGCCGCTACGAAATCGATGGCGACCGGCTGTTCGTCCTTATCATGGATTACAACACCAAGGCGCGCGAGCAGGCGTTTTGGGAAGCCCACCGCAACTACTACGATATCCAGTATGTGCTGAAGGGTGTGGAGCGTATGGGCTTCGCGTCGCTGGCGAACCTGCAGGCCGGGGCGTACGATGAGTCGAAGGACTTCGTACCCGCCGAAGGCCCGGGCGACAACATCCTCGTGCCCGCCGGCAGCTTCGCCATCTTCGCGCCGCAGGATGCGCACATTCCGAGCCTGAACGCCGGTGCGGAGTCCACGGCGGTCCGCAAGATTGTGGTCAAGGTCAAGCTGTGA
- a CDS encoding zinc-binding alcohol dehydrogenase produces MKGERLLFSQGPLIERESFDVPAPGPGQVLVRNTHTHVSAGSEMNFLRHGPVAYGLKPGASRVSIGYMTVGSVEQVGPGVANFAPGDRVVTGGNHASHTLVDLNTPAFLDKVPDGVPSEWAGFVALGDVALHGVRRASLQIDQSVAVFGMGMVGQLTAQFASLSGASPVIGVDLVDARLDKALKYGSTHVVNAGREDAVAAIRTLTGAGAEAVFHCTQVAGILQSLMECAAERGILVLTGSPPGTATIRLQEELLRRELTIVGNYELGLMTPHAYWRWTRQRNRRACLRLMAEGRLNLGHLITHVAPYTDAQKMFEMLLRGSEDWLGVVFQWPQ; encoded by the coding sequence GTGAAAGGCGAGCGCCTCCTATTCTCGCAAGGGCCGCTCATCGAGCGCGAGTCGTTCGACGTGCCGGCGCCGGGGCCGGGGCAGGTGCTGGTGCGCAACACGCACACGCACGTCAGCGCCGGCTCGGAGATGAACTTCCTGCGCCACGGCCCGGTGGCGTACGGCCTCAAGCCGGGCGCCTCGCGCGTGTCGATCGGCTATATGACGGTCGGCAGCGTGGAGCAGGTTGGCCCGGGCGTCGCGAACTTTGCGCCGGGCGACCGTGTGGTCACCGGCGGCAATCACGCCAGCCACACGCTCGTCGATCTCAACACACCGGCGTTCCTCGATAAGGTGCCGGACGGTGTGCCATCGGAGTGGGCCGGGTTTGTCGCGCTGGGCGACGTCGCCCTGCACGGTGTGCGGCGCGCGTCGCTGCAGATCGACCAGTCGGTGGCCGTCTTTGGCATGGGCATGGTCGGACAGTTGACCGCGCAGTTCGCCAGCCTGTCGGGCGCAAGCCCAGTCATCGGCGTCGACCTGGTGGACGCGCGGCTCGACAAGGCGCTGAAGTACGGTTCGACGCACGTCGTCAACGCTGGGCGCGAGGACGCCGTCGCGGCGATCCGCACGCTAACCGGCGCGGGCGCGGAGGCGGTTTTTCACTGCACGCAGGTGGCCGGTATCCTGCAGTCGCTGATGGAGTGCGCGGCCGAGCGCGGTATCCTCGTGCTGACCGGCAGCCCGCCCGGCACGGCGACGATTCGCTTGCAGGAGGAGTTGCTGCGCCGCGAGTTGACGATCGTCGGCAATTACGAACTGGGACTGATGACGCCGCACGCCTACTGGCGGTGGACGCGCCAGCGCAACCGGCGCGCCTGCCTGCGGCTGATGGCCGAAGGCCGTCTGAACCTCGGGCACCTGATCACTCATGTCGCGCCGTACACGGACGCGCAGAAGATGTTTGAAATGTTGTTGCGCGGCAGCGAAGACTGGCTGGGTGTGGTCTTCCAGTGGCCGCAGTAA
- a CDS encoding dihydrodipicolinate synthase family protein, whose protein sequence is MSASTWSGVIPPVATPFTPDGRLDTGSLKRLCNFQIDAGVHGLFMLGSTSEGPELTDEYRETVMRTGVEVSAGRVPVMSGISETSTARAIAQGLRAKAAGCNAVVLASPYYHLNSQSEIMDHFRAVKAAVGLPIMAYDIPVLVKVKLEPRTVIQLAEEGVIAGLKDSSGNLETFREIIMGTRQVEGFSIFTGSETLVDLALLSGAHGVVPGVGNVVPGEYVKLYNAARKGDWVEAGRIQEKLYKFFFKLIKNGPAHGSFSASALGGFKSALKALGVIDHTTMYAPMVSFGEAEEARVREVLQEFGYLSS, encoded by the coding sequence ATGTCTGCAAGCACCTGGAGTGGCGTCATCCCACCGGTCGCAACCCCGTTCACCCCGGATGGCCGGCTTGATACTGGCTCACTAAAGCGCCTGTGCAATTTTCAGATCGATGCGGGCGTGCACGGCCTCTTTATGCTCGGCTCGACCAGCGAGGGGCCGGAACTGACCGACGAGTACCGCGAAACGGTGATGCGCACCGGCGTCGAAGTCTCGGCCGGGCGTGTGCCGGTCATGAGCGGCATCAGCGAAACCAGCACGGCGCGCGCCATCGCGCAAGGCCTGCGCGCCAAGGCCGCTGGCTGCAACGCGGTCGTGCTGGCATCGCCGTACTACCATCTGAACAGCCAGAGCGAGATCATGGATCACTTCCGGGCTGTCAAGGCTGCGGTCGGACTGCCGATCATGGCCTACGACATTCCGGTGCTGGTGAAGGTAAAGCTGGAGCCGCGCACCGTGATCCAGTTGGCTGAGGAAGGTGTTATCGCAGGCCTGAAGGACAGCAGCGGCAACCTCGAGACGTTCCGCGAGATCATCATGGGCACGCGGCAGGTCGAGGGTTTCAGCATCTTCACCGGCTCGGAGACGCTCGTCGACCTGGCGCTGCTGTCGGGCGCGCATGGCGTGGTGCCGGGCGTCGGCAATGTGGTGCCGGGCGAGTACGTCAAACTGTATAATGCCGCGCGCAAGGGCGACTGGGTCGAGGCAGGCCGCATCCAGGAGAAGCTGTACAAGTTCTTCTTCAAGCTGATCAAGAACGGCCCGGCGCACGGCAGTTTCTCGGCGTCGGCGCTCGGCGGCTTCAAGTCAGCGCTCAAGGCGCTTGGCGTCATCGACCACACGACGATGTACGCTCCGATGGTGTCGTTCGGCGAAGCGGAAGAGGCGCGCGTGCGCGAGGTTCTGCAAGAGTTCGGATACTTGTCAAGCTAA